The Thermosynechococcus sp. HN-54 DNA segment TTCGGAAGGTCAAGGCATACGCTGCAACACCGGGAATACTGTTTTTAGGGGTTTCTCCCCCCAAGGCAAGAACCAGTTTGTCGTAGGTGAGCGAGGCGCCCTCGCTCAAGTGCACTGTTTTTTCCTTGAGATCCACAGCGCTCACAGTTCCCTGATGGAAGACCCCTGGAGTATCCTTGAGCAACTCCACAAAAGGCGGGGCAATTTCCCATGCCTGTAGCTCTCCAGTAATGAGTTCATAGAGTAAAGGCGTAAAGACAAAGCGATCGCTATGATCCACAAGGGTGATCTCTGGAGGTGAAGACCAAGGGAATTGGGCAAGGCGGAGGGCAGTGTAAAGGCCGCCGAACCCACCACCGAGAATGCAAATTTGGCTTTTCACCGCTGATTCCGTCATGATGCTATCCCTCTCAGTATAACTTGGGCATCTGTGAGGTCAGTAAGTTGGGGTACGGCTAGGGTCTCGTGGATGACTGGCTCTGGTAGCAAGGGGCGATCGCGCCGCAACCAAATCGCTTGCAGACCGGCACCTTGGGCACCAAGGACATCATCCTCCCAACTGTCGCCAATGTGCCAGACCTGAGAGGTCGCATAGGAAGCCACTGCCCGCTCAAAGATCAGCCGATCCGGTTTCGCTGCCCCCACCTCACTGGAAATCCACACCTCCTTGAAAAACGGTGCTAACCCCAAGGCTTCGAGGACACCATACAAACGGCTATCAAAATTCGACACCACCCTCAGGGGAATATCCTGCGCTTGCCAATCCTTCAAAGCAGGCAAGACATCTTGGTAAACGAACCAAGGTTCAGCCGTGGCGTAGTAGGCAAAGACAGGGGCAAAAAACCTATCAAAATCAGCAAATTGATCCAAGACACCTGCACGGCGAAATGTCTCTGCCGCAACCCCTTGCCACCACCGCAATTCTGCCTCTGCCCGTTGTGCAGCCTCAAGCTCAGGGAAAGCACAGGGCGGAGCGGCCTTAAAGGCCTTAAAGAAGGCCACATCCAACGCGGCTGGATCAACCTGAACCCCCGTCGCGGCCGCAAAGCGACCATAAACCGTGCCCACCGATTCCCGTAAACCAAAGAGAGTGCCGACGGCATCGAGGGTAATGAGTTGGGGTGGATCAAGCGGGAGCATCGGAACTGGCATCCACAGCGGGTGGGGGAGAGGCCTGCTGGGCACGGCGCTTGCGCTCTTGCTCTACGAGTTCTTTCATGAGACTGCGAGCTTGATTAATTTTGTCGAGGTTACTGCGGTAGAGTTCAAGGTCGCGCTTGACTTTTTCGATGGGGAGCTTGATGACCGGAGCCAGTTGATCTAAGGTGTCATTGAGATTAGTCGTGAGATCCCCTGCCAACTCCTCCAGCAAAGCATACAGTCCTACGGCATGGAGGCGGCTATATTTGCCCTCATGGTTGAGGCTGTTGAGGGGGGCGCTGGGGTGGTCGCTGTTGAGTTCGTCAAGGATTTGACTGAGAGGACGGCCTTGATATTGTTGCCAACTGGCAGCATCGTCCTTCAGCTGTTGCGGGTTCATTTCCTCAGCCACACAGAAGGCATGGAAAATACTGGCGCGATCGCTCTCTAGCTGATAACCGTCCATAAATTGGTTAAAGGCGGTAACGACCCCAAGGGCAAACAGGGGAGAGTAGCGAAAATCTACATTAACGCGCAGTAGGTGAACTTCAACAAGGAGTTCTTCAATAAAGCGGCGGTAGATCGAGTGAATCGGTCGCGTGTGGGCCGCATAAAAAGCGCGTTTGGTATCAGAGACAGTTCGAGGATTTTGCACAAGCTCTGCCGATATTCGTTAAAAAATGTCATGATTCTTTACTATTATCCCCCATTGTGCTCCCCCAATCAAACATGCCGCCTGAGCTTGCCTTAGCCATTGGCCAATTCAACAGTGGTGAATTCTATGCTTGCCATGACACCCTCGAAGCCCTCTGGATGGAGGCCAGTGAACCTGAGCGCACGTTCTACCAAGGACTCCTGCAAATTGCCGTGGCTTGCTATCACCTCAGTCGGGGTAACCAGCGAGGGGCGATGTTGCTTTTGGGAGAAGGACGGCGGCGTCTTGAACAGTCTGATCCTGACTTTTACGGTTTAGACTTAGCAGCCTTCTTGACGGCAGTTGCTGAGTTACAGGCGCAGCTTCAGACCCCTCTTGAATCGCCGCCGAAAATCCCATTGCAGATTCTCAAACCATAGATCCCATAGATCAAGCCTAAACCCCTGCCGTGGCGCGGCGGTACTCAAAACTCCAGATCATCCTCCTCAGGCAGCGGCACGTCAGGACTGTCTTCCCCATCTGGTAAACGAATCAGGACACCGTTAAAGAACCGCGCGAGTTTTTCTGCGGACTCACGCACTGGATCAGCAGTAGTGGTCAGCAGGGATGAGGGGGGGGCAGGGGGGGGCTGTGGCGGCGGTGGCGCTTCCCGTGGCCGCAAGGGAATCACAACAGCGGATGGAGACGGTTCCTTCGCCTTTGGGGCAGGAGAGGTTTTTGAGGGCAAGGGCGCAATCTCAAAGATGACTTTGACGCGTCGGCCGAGCACTTGGGAAAAGGCAGCTTCAATTTTGGCTTGGTTATTTTTTGTCAAGTTGAGCAGGGTTTGGTTAACAATACCGATGTGCACCTCGCGATCGCTAATTTGTCGCAGGTGACCGTGTTGGGACAGCAGTGCATAGGTACTCATTTGTATCTGCTGCAAGGCCTGTAGTGCCTGTTGCCACACCTCCTCGCGATGATCGGCTGGCGACTCAGAGGATGGCTCTGGTTGAAGCGTTGGCGAAACAGTGTTTTTAATTGGAGCGGGTTTAACTGGCGATTCAGAGTCCTTGGGAGGTGGTTCTGAGGGCTTGACGGGCGCAGCAACGGCTTTAGGTTCAGTCCGAGGGGGTGCGGCGATTGTAAGTTGTGGACGCCTGGTGGGCGTTACTGGCGTTGCAGGGGCTTGCAGAACGGTCTGCGGTATCAGCCCCAAAATGCTAATTTCCAGCCAGAGACGGGGTTGATTGCTCTGTTTGATTTGGCCTTCGCAAGTGCGCAGATGTTGTTGGGCGTGCAGAATCTCCTCAACTGACCAAGCCTCAGCAAGGGCAATCAGTGCCTGCCACGTTTCCGCGGTCAGGGCAACCAAGTCCTGTCGTTCAGGAACGGTTTTTGCCAAGAGCAAATCGCGATAAAGACTGGCTAGATTTTGCAGAATCGTCAGTGGATCGCGACCCCGTTCCAGTAATTGGCGGGTGTGCTCAAGAACGGCCACCACATCGCGACGGGCGATCGCCCCCAATAATTGCCGCAGATCCTGCTCTGGCACGGCTCCTGCCAGTTGCCATACGTGTTCTACCGTGATGCGTTCAGGATATAAACTCAACTGATCCAAGAGGCTTTCGGCATCCCGCAGTCCTCCTTGGGACAATTGCGCCACCAGTGTCAAGGCCTCAGGCTCAATGTCAATTTGCTCCTTGTCGGCAATGTGCTGAAGGTGGGCAACCATCTCCCCTAGGGGAATACGGCGAAAATCAAAGCGCTGACAGCGGGAAATAATCGTTGGCAAGACTCGCTGTGGATCCGTGGTGGCAAGGACAAAGACGACATGGTGCGGCGGCTCCTCTAGGGTTTTAAGGAGGGCATTGAAGGCTGACACACTGAGCATGTGGCAGTTATGCACCAATAGCCCATTGGCAACAAAGTTGTGGTTATCTTCCACCTCAATGTCGTAAACTGGCTCAGCCCCAGCGGGGGTCACAGCTATGACCGTCTCCAAACTTGTATTCCATTGCAGGGATGGCAAACTGTCGGATGTCTGCCAAGAAGCTGCGGGCAGCGTCTGCTCCCAAGGCAATGTAGTTGTACTGCTTGTTAGTACGTACTCTTGTGTAGGATCGGACTTTTGCAGTGTATCCCAGATTGGTAAGCCACTCAGCGATGAGGTAGTTCTCGTCCTCGGAGTAGCCTTCAGTGTGAAACTGGATTTGGGGGCTGCCCTGTGGGCTAAGGCTGAGCAAACCGTCGTCCAAGTACCACCAAGCCAGTCCTGCCAAGGTGATTTGAGAGAGCCAAGCCATCGAGACAGTCTTTTGTCCAGCCTTGCCTTTAACACAGGCGAAAACGGTGACAAGATCTGGATAGCAGACAGTTCGGCAACAGATTGAGCGATCGCTGTATCCAGAATTTGCGGTTGTGCAGATTTTGGGTCGCAAGTCAGCCAATTTTGAAGCCTTGTACTCCATCCACAGCTGCTGCTGCTCCCCGTGAGTCCAAGCGAGTCGAGGGAAGCGGCTGTGTTTATTAGGGTAAGTAATGAATCCATCCCCCAGAAGCGTGCCGTAAATACATCCGAGAATATCAGGCTTAAGAGGGTTGAACTGGTTGCAGAAGTGTTTAGTGCGGATGTCCCAAAGCCCATGCCCTTTTTTATAGGGATGCCTGCTCCAGTAGCTTTGAATACTTTTGAGTCCTTTTCCGTTTTGCTGAAGAAAGTCTGGAATAGCCAGTTTTTCACCACAGCCACATTTGCAAATTGGCCGCAAAGGCTCAGTGTGTTCGAGGATGGATTCCAAGTTGTAGGACTTTTGCCCGTAGGTATTGCCCCTAAATTGGTGTCCTCGAATGAAGCGACGCGGTCGTCGGTCGGAACTGACACTGTCAACAAGGGTGCCGCATCCACAGGCGCAGGGGACAAGATTTGGCTTCCTACTGTGATGTCCCTTGCGGCTATCCATCCCCGATTCGTCCTAATTGGGTGATTTTCAGTACACCTGATCCTACGATGGGTCGTCTGAATTTCCAAGACATCGCGGGTGCCTTGGTCAAGCCAGCGGACAATTCGCTTGAACTCCCATCGGCCACTTTGCTCGTTATAGCTGAGCACCTGCTTGCCCCTAATCGCTGGATCATCAATCCTCATCAGTCCATTTTGGGTCAGCACGAGGGAATCACCCGTGAGGCATTCGTCAATCACATAAACTTTGTAGCGACACTGCACGGGGGCAAATTGCGCCTTCTCAATTAGTTCGCGAATGTTGTCCACCCCCGTGTGGCTGGCAGCATCAATTTCAATCACATCTAAACTGGTGCCATTGGCCACCTGCTGACAAACTTCGCACTGGCCACAGGGATCAGGGGTAGGCTTAGGGCTACTGAGGCAGTTCAAGGATTTGGCCAAGATGCGAGCACTAGAGGTCTTACCTGTGCCGCGGGGGCCAGAAAAGAGATAAGCCGGGGCAATGCGCTCCTTGAGGAGGGCTTGGGTGAGGGTGGTGGCGATCGCCCCTTGACCCACTAGATCCGCAAAGCGTTGGGGACGGTATTTGTGATGCAGGGGTTCGTAGGTCACTGCTAGGCTGCAATTGATCTGCCAAAGGAATTTTGTGCTTGGCTCACTGTACAAAGCGCATACCACCTGCCAACGCGAGAATAGGGGCGTGCAGGTTAAGAGGGTTCAATCCGCGCATGTTATTCTAGCAGGCCAACGATGATCCTTCCTGTCCCCTGATGGAATCGCTACTAGGCTCTAGAACCAGCCTTTTTTGGCAGCGATGTAGGTATTGTAAAACTCCTGATCGCTCTTGGTGAGGTAGATAATTCCTTCGATCAAGCCAATAATGCCCATGACAGGGGCGACCAAACCGCAGGTCAAAAGGCTGACCAGTAGCATGATCAAGCCTTCCGTATTGTAGCCGAGAACAAATTTGTGGATGCCGAGGGCACCCAAGAGAATACCACAAATGCCGGCTGCAATTTTTTTCCCTGAAATATCGGAATTCGAGGTCATCGTCCCTTCCCCAATGGTTATTTTTGATACAGCGCGATCGCACCCGCCTCGCCTCTATCCTTCAGGGTTTGGCAGGGACTGTCAAGGGGCAGGTAGGCAGTTTGCTGATTGACGTAGAGATATCCAGTTCTAAGCAGCGGCAACCCAATCGGCAAGGGGTTCCCAGCGCACATAGCGATCGCCCCCCACTTCCACCACCACTTTGAACTTCGGT contains these protein-coding regions:
- a CDS encoding HAD family hydrolase, whose translation is MLPLDPPQLITLDAVGTLFGLRESVGTVYGRFAAATGVQVDPAALDVAFFKAFKAAPPCAFPELEAAQRAEAELRWWQGVAAETFRRAGVLDQFADFDRFFAPVFAYYATAEPWFVYQDVLPALKDWQAQDIPLRVVSNFDSRLYGVLEALGLAPFFKEVWISSEVGAAKPDRLIFERAVASYATSQVWHIGDSWEDDVLGAQGAGLQAIWLRRDRPLLPEPVIHETLAVPQLTDLTDAQVILRGIAS
- the psb29 gene encoding photosystem II biogenesis protein Psp29; this translates as MQNPRTVSDTKRAFYAAHTRPIHSIYRRFIEELLVEVHLLRVNVDFRYSPLFALGVVTAFNQFMDGYQLESDRASIFHAFCVAEEMNPQQLKDDAASWQQYQGRPLSQILDELNSDHPSAPLNSLNHEGKYSRLHAVGLYALLEELAGDLTTNLNDTLDQLAPVIKLPIEKVKRDLELYRSNLDKINQARSLMKELVEQERKRRAQQASPPPAVDASSDAPA
- a CDS encoding DUF309 domain-containing protein, which translates into the protein MPPELALAIGQFNSGEFYACHDTLEALWMEASEPERTFYQGLLQIAVACYHLSRGNQRGAMLLLGEGRRRLEQSDPDFYGLDLAAFLTAVAELQAQLQTPLESPPKIPLQILKP
- the dnaX gene encoding DNA polymerase III subunit gamma/tau, whose translation is MTYEPLHHKYRPQRFADLVGQGAIATTLTQALLKERIAPAYLFSGPRGTGKTSSARILAKSLNCLSSPKPTPDPCGQCEVCQQVANGTSLDVIEIDAASHTGVDNIRELIEKAQFAPVQCRYKVYVIDECLTGDSLVLTQNGLMRIDDPAIRGKQVLSYNEQSGRWEFKRIVRWLDQGTRDVLEIQTTHRRIRCTENHPIRTNRGWIAARDITVGSQILSPAPVDAAPLLTVSVPTDDRVASFEDTNLGAIPTGKSPTTWNPSSNTLSLCGQFANVAVVKNWLFQTFFSKTEKDSKVFKATGAGIPIKKGMGFGTSALNTSATSSTLLSLIFSDVFTARFWGMDSLLTLINTAASLDSLGLTGSSSSCGWSTRLQNWLTCDPKSAQPQILDTAIAQSVAELSAIQILSPFSPVLKARLDKRLSRWLGSLKSPWQDWLGGTWTTVCSALAHRAAPKSSFTLKATPRTRTTSSLSGLPIWDTLQKSDPTQEYVLTSSTTTLPWEQTLPAASWQTSDSLPSLQWNTSLETVIAVTPAGAEPVYDIEVEDNHNFVANGLLVHNCHMLSVSAFNALLKTLEEPPHHVVFVLATTDPQRVLPTIISRCQRFDFRRIPLGEMVAHLQHIADKEQIDIEPEALTLVAQLSQGGLRDAESLLDQLSLYPERITVEHVWQLAGAVPEQDLRQLLGAIARRDVVAVLEHTRQLLERGRDPLTILQNLASLYRDLLLAKTVPERQDLVALTAETWQALIALAEAWSVEEILHAQQHLRTCEGQIKQSNQPRLWLEISILGLIPQTVLQAPATPVTPTRRPQLTIAAPPRTEPKAVAAPVKPSEPPPKDSESPVKPAPIKNTVSPTLQPEPSSESPADHREEVWQQALQALQQIQMSTYALLSQHGHLRQISDREVHIGIVNQTLLNLTKNNQAKIEAAFSQVLGRRVKVIFEIAPLPSKTSPAPKAKEPSPSAVVIPLRPREAPPPPQPPPAPPSSLLTTTADPVRESAEKLARFFNGVLIRLPDGEDSPDVPLPEEDDLEF
- a CDS encoding TM2 domain-containing protein, whose product is MTSNSDISGKKIAAGICGILLGALGIHKFVLGYNTEGLIMLLVSLLTCGLVAPVMGIIGLIEGIIYLTKSDQEFYNTYIAAKKGWF